From a single Leopardus geoffroyi isolate Oge1 chromosome E1, O.geoffroyi_Oge1_pat1.0, whole genome shotgun sequence genomic region:
- the CSNK1D gene encoding casein kinase I isoform X2, producing MLRIRVPPRVPGHKPEWDSGTDIAAGEEVAIKLECVKTKHPQLHIESKIYKMMQGGVGIPTIRWCGAEGDYNVMVMELLGPSLEDLFNFCSRKFSLKTVLLLADQMISRIEYIHSKNFIHRDVKPDNFLMGLGKKGNLVYIIDFGLAKKYRDARTHQHIPYRENKNLTGTARYASINTHLGIEQSRRDDLESLGYVLMYFNLGSLPWQGLKAATKRQKYERISEKKMSTPIEVLCKSYPSEFATYLNFCRSLRFDDKPDYSYLRQLFRNLFHRQGFSYDYVFDWNMLKFGASRAADDAERERRDREERLRHPRNPAARGLPSTASGRLRGTQEVAPPTPLTPTSHTANTSPRPVSGMERERKVSMRLHRGAPVNVSSSDLTGRQDTSRMSTSQDTGRAMGFFPQALESMNRQQEIDRRQHLPTRGQEPRHTVCSRAPDTPGRDNRESVDPRGSGLRIYILDLSQQRIAFLSNTTASSCTSPAGRQHRFPVGWLPVVFSLWCTGENSFPL from the exons ATGTTGCGCATCCGAGTTCCGCCCAGGGTACCTGGACATAAACCAGAGTGGGATTCAG GTACGGACATTGCTGCAGGAGAAGAAGTTGCCATCAAGCTTGAATGTGTCAAAACCAAACACCCTCAGCTCCACATTGAGAGCAAAATCTACAAAATGATGCAGGGAGGAG TGGGCATCCCCACCATCCGGTGGTGCGGGGCGGAGGGGGACTACAACGTCATGGTGATGGAGCTGTTGGGACCGAGCCTGGAAGACCTGTTCAACTTCTGCTCGAGGAAATTCAGCCTCAAAACTGTCCTGCTGCTTGCTGACCAGATG aTTAGTCGCATCGAATACATTCATTCAAAGAACTTCATCCACCGAGATGTGAAGCCAGATAACTTTCTCATGGGTCTGGGGAAGAAGGGCAACCTGGTCTACATCATTGACTTTGGGCTGGCCAAGAAGTACCGGGATGCCAGGACCCACCAGCACATCCCCTACCGCGAGAACAAAAACCTCACTGGGACGGCGCGGTATGCCTCCATCAACACGCATCTTGGAATCG AACAATCTCGAAGGGATGATCTGGAGTCACTGGGCTATGTGCTCATGTACTTCAATCTGGGCTCTCTGCCCTGGCAGGGGCTGAAGGCAGCCACCAAGAGGCAGAAGTACGAACGGATCAGTGAGAAGAAGATGTCCACCCCCATCGAAGTGCTGTGTAAAAGCTACCCCT CTGAGTTCGCCACGTACCTGAATTTCTGCCGCTCCTTGCGTTTTGACGACAAGCCTGACTACTCCTACCTGAGGCAGCTCTTCAGGAATCTCTTCCACCGCCAGGGTTTCTCCTATGACTACGTGTTCGACTGGAACATGCTCAAATTT GGAGCCAGCCGGGCAGCTGATGACGCTGAGCGGGAGCGCCGCGATCGAGAGGAGCGGCTGAGGCACCCTCGGAACCCAGCCGCCCGCGGCCTCCCCTCCACGGCCTCTGGCCGCCTGCGGGGCACCCAGGAGgtggctcctcccacccccctcacccctaCCTCACACACTG CTAACACCTCTCCTCGGCCCGTGTCTGGCATGGAAAGAGAGCGGAAAGTGAGTATGCGGCTGCACCGCGGCGCCCCCGTCAACGTCTCCTCCTCCGATCTCACGGGCCGACAAGATACCTCCCGCATGTCGACCTCACAG GACACAGGAAGGGCTATGGGCTTCTTCCCCCAAGCCCTGGAATCCATGAATCGGCAGCAGGAAATAGATCGTAGGCAGCATCTGCCCACGCGTGGCCAGGAGCCCAGGCATACCGTCTGCTCCAGGGCCCCAGATACCCCAGGCAGGGACAATCGGGAGTCTGTGGACCCCAGGGGCTCTGGACTCAGGATCTACATTCTCGACCTCAGCCAGCAAAg AATAGCATTCCTTTCGAACACCACGGCAAGTAGCTGCACGTCTCCCGCTGGAAGGCAGCACCG ATTCCCGGTCGGGTGGCTTCCAGTGGTCTTCAGTCTGTGGTGCACCGGTGAGAACTCCTTTCCGCTGTGA
- the CSNK1D gene encoding casein kinase I isoform X7 encodes MELRVGNRYRLGRKIGSGSFGDIYLGTDIAAGEEVAIKLECVKTKHPQLHIESKIYKMMQGGVGIPTIRWCGAEGDYNVMVMELLGPSLEDLFNFCSRKFSLKTVLLLADQMISRIEYIHSKNFIHRDVKPDNFLMGLGKKGNLVYIIDFGLAKKYRDARTHQHIPYRENKNLTGTARYASINTHLGIEQSRRDDLESLGYVLMYFNLGSLPWQGLKAATKRQKYERISEKKMSTPIEVLCKSYPSEFATYLNFCRSLRFDDKPDYSYLRQLFRNLFHRQGFSYDYVFDWNMLKFGASRAADDAERERRDREERLRHPRNPAARGLPSTASGRLRGTQEVAPPTPLTPTSHTANTSPRPVSGMERERKVSMRLHRGAPVNVSSSDLTGRQDTSRMSTSQNSIPFEHHGK; translated from the exons ATGGAGCTCAGAGTCGGGAACAGGTACCGGCTGGGCCGGAAGATCGGTAGCGGCTCCTTCGGAGACATCTATCTCG GTACGGACATTGCTGCAGGAGAAGAAGTTGCCATCAAGCTTGAATGTGTCAAAACCAAACACCCTCAGCTCCACATTGAGAGCAAAATCTACAAAATGATGCAGGGAGGAG TGGGCATCCCCACCATCCGGTGGTGCGGGGCGGAGGGGGACTACAACGTCATGGTGATGGAGCTGTTGGGACCGAGCCTGGAAGACCTGTTCAACTTCTGCTCGAGGAAATTCAGCCTCAAAACTGTCCTGCTGCTTGCTGACCAGATG aTTAGTCGCATCGAATACATTCATTCAAAGAACTTCATCCACCGAGATGTGAAGCCAGATAACTTTCTCATGGGTCTGGGGAAGAAGGGCAACCTGGTCTACATCATTGACTTTGGGCTGGCCAAGAAGTACCGGGATGCCAGGACCCACCAGCACATCCCCTACCGCGAGAACAAAAACCTCACTGGGACGGCGCGGTATGCCTCCATCAACACGCATCTTGGAATCG AACAATCTCGAAGGGATGATCTGGAGTCACTGGGCTATGTGCTCATGTACTTCAATCTGGGCTCTCTGCCCTGGCAGGGGCTGAAGGCAGCCACCAAGAGGCAGAAGTACGAACGGATCAGTGAGAAGAAGATGTCCACCCCCATCGAAGTGCTGTGTAAAAGCTACCCCT CTGAGTTCGCCACGTACCTGAATTTCTGCCGCTCCTTGCGTTTTGACGACAAGCCTGACTACTCCTACCTGAGGCAGCTCTTCAGGAATCTCTTCCACCGCCAGGGTTTCTCCTATGACTACGTGTTCGACTGGAACATGCTCAAATTT GGAGCCAGCCGGGCAGCTGATGACGCTGAGCGGGAGCGCCGCGATCGAGAGGAGCGGCTGAGGCACCCTCGGAACCCAGCCGCCCGCGGCCTCCCCTCCACGGCCTCTGGCCGCCTGCGGGGCACCCAGGAGgtggctcctcccacccccctcacccctaCCTCACACACTG CTAACACCTCTCCTCGGCCCGTGTCTGGCATGGAAAGAGAGCGGAAAGTGAGTATGCGGCTGCACCGCGGCGCCCCCGTCAACGTCTCCTCCTCCGATCTCACGGGCCGACAAGATACCTCCCGCATGTCGACCTCACAG AATAGCATTCCTTTCGAACACCACGGCAAGTAG
- the CSNK1D gene encoding casein kinase I isoform X8, which translates to MLRIRVPPRVPGHKPEWDSGTDIAAGEEVAIKLECVKTKHPQLHIESKIYKMMQGGVGIPTIRWCGAEGDYNVMVMELLGPSLEDLFNFCSRKFSLKTVLLLADQMISRIEYIHSKNFIHRDVKPDNFLMGLGKKGNLVYIIDFGLAKKYRDARTHQHIPYRENKNLTGTARYASINTHLGIEQSRRDDLESLGYVLMYFNLGSLPWQGLKAATKRQKYERISEKKMSTPIEVLCKSYPSEFATYLNFCRSLRFDDKPDYSYLRQLFRNLFHRQGFSYDYVFDWNMLKFGASRAADDAERERRDREERLRHPRNPAARGLPSTASGRLRGTQEVAPPTPLTPTSHTANTSPRPVSGMERERKVSMRLHRGAPVNVSSSDLTGRQDTSRMSTSQNSIPFEHHGK; encoded by the exons ATGTTGCGCATCCGAGTTCCGCCCAGGGTACCTGGACATAAACCAGAGTGGGATTCAG GTACGGACATTGCTGCAGGAGAAGAAGTTGCCATCAAGCTTGAATGTGTCAAAACCAAACACCCTCAGCTCCACATTGAGAGCAAAATCTACAAAATGATGCAGGGAGGAG TGGGCATCCCCACCATCCGGTGGTGCGGGGCGGAGGGGGACTACAACGTCATGGTGATGGAGCTGTTGGGACCGAGCCTGGAAGACCTGTTCAACTTCTGCTCGAGGAAATTCAGCCTCAAAACTGTCCTGCTGCTTGCTGACCAGATG aTTAGTCGCATCGAATACATTCATTCAAAGAACTTCATCCACCGAGATGTGAAGCCAGATAACTTTCTCATGGGTCTGGGGAAGAAGGGCAACCTGGTCTACATCATTGACTTTGGGCTGGCCAAGAAGTACCGGGATGCCAGGACCCACCAGCACATCCCCTACCGCGAGAACAAAAACCTCACTGGGACGGCGCGGTATGCCTCCATCAACACGCATCTTGGAATCG AACAATCTCGAAGGGATGATCTGGAGTCACTGGGCTATGTGCTCATGTACTTCAATCTGGGCTCTCTGCCCTGGCAGGGGCTGAAGGCAGCCACCAAGAGGCAGAAGTACGAACGGATCAGTGAGAAGAAGATGTCCACCCCCATCGAAGTGCTGTGTAAAAGCTACCCCT CTGAGTTCGCCACGTACCTGAATTTCTGCCGCTCCTTGCGTTTTGACGACAAGCCTGACTACTCCTACCTGAGGCAGCTCTTCAGGAATCTCTTCCACCGCCAGGGTTTCTCCTATGACTACGTGTTCGACTGGAACATGCTCAAATTT GGAGCCAGCCGGGCAGCTGATGACGCTGAGCGGGAGCGCCGCGATCGAGAGGAGCGGCTGAGGCACCCTCGGAACCCAGCCGCCCGCGGCCTCCCCTCCACGGCCTCTGGCCGCCTGCGGGGCACCCAGGAGgtggctcctcccacccccctcacccctaCCTCACACACTG CTAACACCTCTCCTCGGCCCGTGTCTGGCATGGAAAGAGAGCGGAAAGTGAGTATGCGGCTGCACCGCGGCGCCCCCGTCAACGTCTCCTCCTCCGATCTCACGGGCCGACAAGATACCTCCCGCATGTCGACCTCACAG AATAGCATTCCTTTCGAACACCACGGCAAGTAG
- the CSNK1D gene encoding casein kinase I isoform X5: MELRVGNRYRLGRKIGSGSFGDIYLGTDIAAGEEVAIKLECVKTKHPQLHIESKIYKMMQGGVGIPTIRWCGAEGDYNVMVMELLGPSLEDLFNFCSRKFSLKTVLLLADQMISRIEYIHSKNFIHRDVKPDNFLMGLGKKGNLVYIIDFGLAKKYRDARTHQHIPYRENKNLTGTARYASINTHLGIEQSRRDDLESLGYVLMYFNLGSLPWQGLKAATKRQKYERISEKKMSTPIEVLCKSYPSEFATYLNFCRSLRFDDKPDYSYLRQLFRNLFHRQGFSYDYVFDWNMLKFGASRAADDAERERRDREERLRHPRNPAARGLPSTASGRLRGTQEVAPPTPLTPTSHTANTSPRPVSGMERERKVSMRLHRGAPVNVSSSDLTGRQDTSRMSTSQRSRDVASLRLHAARQGARCRPQRPRRTTY, translated from the exons ATGGAGCTCAGAGTCGGGAACAGGTACCGGCTGGGCCGGAAGATCGGTAGCGGCTCCTTCGGAGACATCTATCTCG GTACGGACATTGCTGCAGGAGAAGAAGTTGCCATCAAGCTTGAATGTGTCAAAACCAAACACCCTCAGCTCCACATTGAGAGCAAAATCTACAAAATGATGCAGGGAGGAG TGGGCATCCCCACCATCCGGTGGTGCGGGGCGGAGGGGGACTACAACGTCATGGTGATGGAGCTGTTGGGACCGAGCCTGGAAGACCTGTTCAACTTCTGCTCGAGGAAATTCAGCCTCAAAACTGTCCTGCTGCTTGCTGACCAGATG aTTAGTCGCATCGAATACATTCATTCAAAGAACTTCATCCACCGAGATGTGAAGCCAGATAACTTTCTCATGGGTCTGGGGAAGAAGGGCAACCTGGTCTACATCATTGACTTTGGGCTGGCCAAGAAGTACCGGGATGCCAGGACCCACCAGCACATCCCCTACCGCGAGAACAAAAACCTCACTGGGACGGCGCGGTATGCCTCCATCAACACGCATCTTGGAATCG AACAATCTCGAAGGGATGATCTGGAGTCACTGGGCTATGTGCTCATGTACTTCAATCTGGGCTCTCTGCCCTGGCAGGGGCTGAAGGCAGCCACCAAGAGGCAGAAGTACGAACGGATCAGTGAGAAGAAGATGTCCACCCCCATCGAAGTGCTGTGTAAAAGCTACCCCT CTGAGTTCGCCACGTACCTGAATTTCTGCCGCTCCTTGCGTTTTGACGACAAGCCTGACTACTCCTACCTGAGGCAGCTCTTCAGGAATCTCTTCCACCGCCAGGGTTTCTCCTATGACTACGTGTTCGACTGGAACATGCTCAAATTT GGAGCCAGCCGGGCAGCTGATGACGCTGAGCGGGAGCGCCGCGATCGAGAGGAGCGGCTGAGGCACCCTCGGAACCCAGCCGCCCGCGGCCTCCCCTCCACGGCCTCTGGCCGCCTGCGGGGCACCCAGGAGgtggctcctcccacccccctcacccctaCCTCACACACTG CTAACACCTCTCCTCGGCCCGTGTCTGGCATGGAAAGAGAGCGGAAAGTGAGTATGCGGCTGCACCGCGGCGCCCCCGTCAACGTCTCCTCCTCCGATCTCACGGGCCGACAAGATACCTCCCGCATGTCGACCTCACAG
- the CSNK1D gene encoding casein kinase I isoform X4, protein MALCVVEQACRVAPVGIPTIRWCGAEGDYNVMVMELLGPSLEDLFNFCSRKFSLKTVLLLADQMISRIEYIHSKNFIHRDVKPDNFLMGLGKKGNLVYIIDFGLAKKYRDARTHQHIPYRENKNLTGTARYASINTHLGIEQSRRDDLESLGYVLMYFNLGSLPWQGLKAATKRQKYERISEKKMSTPIEVLCKSYPSEFATYLNFCRSLRFDDKPDYSYLRQLFRNLFHRQGFSYDYVFDWNMLKFGASRAADDAERERRDREERLRHPRNPAARGLPSTASGRLRGTQEVAPPTPLTPTSHTANTSPRPVSGMERERKVSMRLHRGAPVNVSSSDLTGRQDTSRMSTSQDTGRAMGFFPQALESMNRQQEIDRRQHLPTRGQEPRHTVCSRAPDTPGRDNRESVDPRGSGLRIYILDLSQQRIAFLSNTTASSCTSPAGRQHRFPVGWLPVVFSLWCTGENSFPL, encoded by the exons ATGGCATTATGCGTCGTGGAGCAGGCCTGCCGGGTGGCCCCAG TGGGCATCCCCACCATCCGGTGGTGCGGGGCGGAGGGGGACTACAACGTCATGGTGATGGAGCTGTTGGGACCGAGCCTGGAAGACCTGTTCAACTTCTGCTCGAGGAAATTCAGCCTCAAAACTGTCCTGCTGCTTGCTGACCAGATG aTTAGTCGCATCGAATACATTCATTCAAAGAACTTCATCCACCGAGATGTGAAGCCAGATAACTTTCTCATGGGTCTGGGGAAGAAGGGCAACCTGGTCTACATCATTGACTTTGGGCTGGCCAAGAAGTACCGGGATGCCAGGACCCACCAGCACATCCCCTACCGCGAGAACAAAAACCTCACTGGGACGGCGCGGTATGCCTCCATCAACACGCATCTTGGAATCG AACAATCTCGAAGGGATGATCTGGAGTCACTGGGCTATGTGCTCATGTACTTCAATCTGGGCTCTCTGCCCTGGCAGGGGCTGAAGGCAGCCACCAAGAGGCAGAAGTACGAACGGATCAGTGAGAAGAAGATGTCCACCCCCATCGAAGTGCTGTGTAAAAGCTACCCCT CTGAGTTCGCCACGTACCTGAATTTCTGCCGCTCCTTGCGTTTTGACGACAAGCCTGACTACTCCTACCTGAGGCAGCTCTTCAGGAATCTCTTCCACCGCCAGGGTTTCTCCTATGACTACGTGTTCGACTGGAACATGCTCAAATTT GGAGCCAGCCGGGCAGCTGATGACGCTGAGCGGGAGCGCCGCGATCGAGAGGAGCGGCTGAGGCACCCTCGGAACCCAGCCGCCCGCGGCCTCCCCTCCACGGCCTCTGGCCGCCTGCGGGGCACCCAGGAGgtggctcctcccacccccctcacccctaCCTCACACACTG CTAACACCTCTCCTCGGCCCGTGTCTGGCATGGAAAGAGAGCGGAAAGTGAGTATGCGGCTGCACCGCGGCGCCCCCGTCAACGTCTCCTCCTCCGATCTCACGGGCCGACAAGATACCTCCCGCATGTCGACCTCACAG GACACAGGAAGGGCTATGGGCTTCTTCCCCCAAGCCCTGGAATCCATGAATCGGCAGCAGGAAATAGATCGTAGGCAGCATCTGCCCACGCGTGGCCAGGAGCCCAGGCATACCGTCTGCTCCAGGGCCCCAGATACCCCAGGCAGGGACAATCGGGAGTCTGTGGACCCCAGGGGCTCTGGACTCAGGATCTACATTCTCGACCTCAGCCAGCAAAg AATAGCATTCCTTTCGAACACCACGGCAAGTAGCTGCACGTCTCCCGCTGGAAGGCAGCACCG ATTCCCGGTCGGGTGGCTTCCAGTGGTCTTCAGTCTGTGGTGCACCGGTGAGAACTCCTTTCCGCTGTGA
- the CSNK1D gene encoding casein kinase I isoform X3 has translation MELRVGNRYRLGRKIGSGSFGDIYLVGIPTIRWCGAEGDYNVMVMELLGPSLEDLFNFCSRKFSLKTVLLLADQMISRIEYIHSKNFIHRDVKPDNFLMGLGKKGNLVYIIDFGLAKKYRDARTHQHIPYRENKNLTGTARYASINTHLGIEQSRRDDLESLGYVLMYFNLGSLPWQGLKAATKRQKYERISEKKMSTPIEVLCKSYPSEFATYLNFCRSLRFDDKPDYSYLRQLFRNLFHRQGFSYDYVFDWNMLKFGASRAADDAERERRDREERLRHPRNPAARGLPSTASGRLRGTQEVAPPTPLTPTSHTANTSPRPVSGMERERKVSMRLHRGAPVNVSSSDLTGRQDTSRMSTSQDTGRAMGFFPQALESMNRQQEIDRRQHLPTRGQEPRHTVCSRAPDTPGRDNRESVDPRGSGLRIYILDLSQQRIAFLSNTTASSCTSPAGRQHRFPVGWLPVVFSLWCTGENSFPL, from the exons ATGGAGCTCAGAGTCGGGAACAGGTACCGGCTGGGCCGGAAGATCGGTAGCGGCTCCTTCGGAGACATCTATCTCG TGGGCATCCCCACCATCCGGTGGTGCGGGGCGGAGGGGGACTACAACGTCATGGTGATGGAGCTGTTGGGACCGAGCCTGGAAGACCTGTTCAACTTCTGCTCGAGGAAATTCAGCCTCAAAACTGTCCTGCTGCTTGCTGACCAGATG aTTAGTCGCATCGAATACATTCATTCAAAGAACTTCATCCACCGAGATGTGAAGCCAGATAACTTTCTCATGGGTCTGGGGAAGAAGGGCAACCTGGTCTACATCATTGACTTTGGGCTGGCCAAGAAGTACCGGGATGCCAGGACCCACCAGCACATCCCCTACCGCGAGAACAAAAACCTCACTGGGACGGCGCGGTATGCCTCCATCAACACGCATCTTGGAATCG AACAATCTCGAAGGGATGATCTGGAGTCACTGGGCTATGTGCTCATGTACTTCAATCTGGGCTCTCTGCCCTGGCAGGGGCTGAAGGCAGCCACCAAGAGGCAGAAGTACGAACGGATCAGTGAGAAGAAGATGTCCACCCCCATCGAAGTGCTGTGTAAAAGCTACCCCT CTGAGTTCGCCACGTACCTGAATTTCTGCCGCTCCTTGCGTTTTGACGACAAGCCTGACTACTCCTACCTGAGGCAGCTCTTCAGGAATCTCTTCCACCGCCAGGGTTTCTCCTATGACTACGTGTTCGACTGGAACATGCTCAAATTT GGAGCCAGCCGGGCAGCTGATGACGCTGAGCGGGAGCGCCGCGATCGAGAGGAGCGGCTGAGGCACCCTCGGAACCCAGCCGCCCGCGGCCTCCCCTCCACGGCCTCTGGCCGCCTGCGGGGCACCCAGGAGgtggctcctcccacccccctcacccctaCCTCACACACTG CTAACACCTCTCCTCGGCCCGTGTCTGGCATGGAAAGAGAGCGGAAAGTGAGTATGCGGCTGCACCGCGGCGCCCCCGTCAACGTCTCCTCCTCCGATCTCACGGGCCGACAAGATACCTCCCGCATGTCGACCTCACAG GACACAGGAAGGGCTATGGGCTTCTTCCCCCAAGCCCTGGAATCCATGAATCGGCAGCAGGAAATAGATCGTAGGCAGCATCTGCCCACGCGTGGCCAGGAGCCCAGGCATACCGTCTGCTCCAGGGCCCCAGATACCCCAGGCAGGGACAATCGGGAGTCTGTGGACCCCAGGGGCTCTGGACTCAGGATCTACATTCTCGACCTCAGCCAGCAAAg AATAGCATTCCTTTCGAACACCACGGCAAGTAGCTGCACGTCTCCCGCTGGAAGGCAGCACCG ATTCCCGGTCGGGTGGCTTCCAGTGGTCTTCAGTCTGTGGTGCACCGGTGAGAACTCCTTTCCGCTGTGA
- the CSNK1D gene encoding casein kinase I isoform X6, with protein MELRVGNRYRLGRKIGSGSFGDIYLGTDIAAGEEVAIKLECVKTKHPQLHIESKIYKMMQGGVGIPTIRWCGAEGDYNVMVMELLGPSLEDLFNFCSRKFSLKTVLLLADQMISRIEYIHSKNFIHRDVKPDNFLMGLGKKGNLVYIIDFGLAKKYRDARTHQHIPYRENKNLTGTARYASINTHLGIEQSRRDDLESLGYVLMYFNLGSLPWQGLKAATKRQKYERISEKKMSTPIEVLCKSYPSEFATYLNFCRSLRFDDKPDYSYLRQLFRNLFHRQGFSYDYVFDWNMLKFGASRAADDAERERRDREERLRHPRNPAARGLPSTASGRLRGTQEVAPPTPLTPTSHTANTSPRPVSGMERERKVSMRLHRGAPVNVSSSDLTGRQDTSRMSTSQIPGRVASSGLQSVVHR; from the exons ATGGAGCTCAGAGTCGGGAACAGGTACCGGCTGGGCCGGAAGATCGGTAGCGGCTCCTTCGGAGACATCTATCTCG GTACGGACATTGCTGCAGGAGAAGAAGTTGCCATCAAGCTTGAATGTGTCAAAACCAAACACCCTCAGCTCCACATTGAGAGCAAAATCTACAAAATGATGCAGGGAGGAG TGGGCATCCCCACCATCCGGTGGTGCGGGGCGGAGGGGGACTACAACGTCATGGTGATGGAGCTGTTGGGACCGAGCCTGGAAGACCTGTTCAACTTCTGCTCGAGGAAATTCAGCCTCAAAACTGTCCTGCTGCTTGCTGACCAGATG aTTAGTCGCATCGAATACATTCATTCAAAGAACTTCATCCACCGAGATGTGAAGCCAGATAACTTTCTCATGGGTCTGGGGAAGAAGGGCAACCTGGTCTACATCATTGACTTTGGGCTGGCCAAGAAGTACCGGGATGCCAGGACCCACCAGCACATCCCCTACCGCGAGAACAAAAACCTCACTGGGACGGCGCGGTATGCCTCCATCAACACGCATCTTGGAATCG AACAATCTCGAAGGGATGATCTGGAGTCACTGGGCTATGTGCTCATGTACTTCAATCTGGGCTCTCTGCCCTGGCAGGGGCTGAAGGCAGCCACCAAGAGGCAGAAGTACGAACGGATCAGTGAGAAGAAGATGTCCACCCCCATCGAAGTGCTGTGTAAAAGCTACCCCT CTGAGTTCGCCACGTACCTGAATTTCTGCCGCTCCTTGCGTTTTGACGACAAGCCTGACTACTCCTACCTGAGGCAGCTCTTCAGGAATCTCTTCCACCGCCAGGGTTTCTCCTATGACTACGTGTTCGACTGGAACATGCTCAAATTT GGAGCCAGCCGGGCAGCTGATGACGCTGAGCGGGAGCGCCGCGATCGAGAGGAGCGGCTGAGGCACCCTCGGAACCCAGCCGCCCGCGGCCTCCCCTCCACGGCCTCTGGCCGCCTGCGGGGCACCCAGGAGgtggctcctcccacccccctcacccctaCCTCACACACTG CTAACACCTCTCCTCGGCCCGTGTCTGGCATGGAAAGAGAGCGGAAAGTGAGTATGCGGCTGCACCGCGGCGCCCCCGTCAACGTCTCCTCCTCCGATCTCACGGGCCGACAAGATACCTCCCGCATGTCGACCTCACAG ATTCCCGGTCGGGTGGCTTCCAGTGGTCTTCAGTCTGTGGTGCACCGGTGA
- the CSNK1D gene encoding casein kinase I isoform X1 — protein MELRVGNRYRLGRKIGSGSFGDIYLGTDIAAGEEVAIKLECVKTKHPQLHIESKIYKMMQGGVGIPTIRWCGAEGDYNVMVMELLGPSLEDLFNFCSRKFSLKTVLLLADQMISRIEYIHSKNFIHRDVKPDNFLMGLGKKGNLVYIIDFGLAKKYRDARTHQHIPYRENKNLTGTARYASINTHLGIEQSRRDDLESLGYVLMYFNLGSLPWQGLKAATKRQKYERISEKKMSTPIEVLCKSYPSEFATYLNFCRSLRFDDKPDYSYLRQLFRNLFHRQGFSYDYVFDWNMLKFGASRAADDAERERRDREERLRHPRNPAARGLPSTASGRLRGTQEVAPPTPLTPTSHTANTSPRPVSGMERERKVSMRLHRGAPVNVSSSDLTGRQDTSRMSTSQDTGRAMGFFPQALESMNRQQEIDRRQHLPTRGQEPRHTVCSRAPDTPGRDNRESVDPRGSGLRIYILDLSQQRIAFLSNTTASSCTSPAGRQHRFPVGWLPVVFSLWCTGENSFPL, from the exons ATGGAGCTCAGAGTCGGGAACAGGTACCGGCTGGGCCGGAAGATCGGTAGCGGCTCCTTCGGAGACATCTATCTCG GTACGGACATTGCTGCAGGAGAAGAAGTTGCCATCAAGCTTGAATGTGTCAAAACCAAACACCCTCAGCTCCACATTGAGAGCAAAATCTACAAAATGATGCAGGGAGGAG TGGGCATCCCCACCATCCGGTGGTGCGGGGCGGAGGGGGACTACAACGTCATGGTGATGGAGCTGTTGGGACCGAGCCTGGAAGACCTGTTCAACTTCTGCTCGAGGAAATTCAGCCTCAAAACTGTCCTGCTGCTTGCTGACCAGATG aTTAGTCGCATCGAATACATTCATTCAAAGAACTTCATCCACCGAGATGTGAAGCCAGATAACTTTCTCATGGGTCTGGGGAAGAAGGGCAACCTGGTCTACATCATTGACTTTGGGCTGGCCAAGAAGTACCGGGATGCCAGGACCCACCAGCACATCCCCTACCGCGAGAACAAAAACCTCACTGGGACGGCGCGGTATGCCTCCATCAACACGCATCTTGGAATCG AACAATCTCGAAGGGATGATCTGGAGTCACTGGGCTATGTGCTCATGTACTTCAATCTGGGCTCTCTGCCCTGGCAGGGGCTGAAGGCAGCCACCAAGAGGCAGAAGTACGAACGGATCAGTGAGAAGAAGATGTCCACCCCCATCGAAGTGCTGTGTAAAAGCTACCCCT CTGAGTTCGCCACGTACCTGAATTTCTGCCGCTCCTTGCGTTTTGACGACAAGCCTGACTACTCCTACCTGAGGCAGCTCTTCAGGAATCTCTTCCACCGCCAGGGTTTCTCCTATGACTACGTGTTCGACTGGAACATGCTCAAATTT GGAGCCAGCCGGGCAGCTGATGACGCTGAGCGGGAGCGCCGCGATCGAGAGGAGCGGCTGAGGCACCCTCGGAACCCAGCCGCCCGCGGCCTCCCCTCCACGGCCTCTGGCCGCCTGCGGGGCACCCAGGAGgtggctcctcccacccccctcacccctaCCTCACACACTG CTAACACCTCTCCTCGGCCCGTGTCTGGCATGGAAAGAGAGCGGAAAGTGAGTATGCGGCTGCACCGCGGCGCCCCCGTCAACGTCTCCTCCTCCGATCTCACGGGCCGACAAGATACCTCCCGCATGTCGACCTCACAG GACACAGGAAGGGCTATGGGCTTCTTCCCCCAAGCCCTGGAATCCATGAATCGGCAGCAGGAAATAGATCGTAGGCAGCATCTGCCCACGCGTGGCCAGGAGCCCAGGCATACCGTCTGCTCCAGGGCCCCAGATACCCCAGGCAGGGACAATCGGGAGTCTGTGGACCCCAGGGGCTCTGGACTCAGGATCTACATTCTCGACCTCAGCCAGCAAAg AATAGCATTCCTTTCGAACACCACGGCAAGTAGCTGCACGTCTCCCGCTGGAAGGCAGCACCG ATTCCCGGTCGGGTGGCTTCCAGTGGTCTTCAGTCTGTGGTGCACCGGTGAGAACTCCTTTCCGCTGTGA